In the genome of Desulfobulbaceae bacterium, one region contains:
- a CDS encoding preprotein translocase subunit TatC, whose protein sequence is MNELKQQALTEHLAELRQSLIVSLVAVGIGFAICYSYAKEIGVWYLKPLHDVLPSGATLVFTSYQEAFFFI, encoded by the coding sequence ATGAACGAGCTAAAACAACAGGCGCTGACCGAACACCTGGCGGAACTGCGTCAATCCCTGATTGTCTCCCTGGTTGCTGTCGGCATAGGTTTTGCTATATGCTACTCCTACGCCAAGGAGATCGGGGTCTGGTACCTCAAGCCCTTGCACGATGTTCTCCCTTCAGGGGCAACCCTGGTCTTCACGTCCTACCAAGAAGCCTTTTTTTTTATCTAA